In the genome of Quercus robur chromosome 3, dhQueRobu3.1, whole genome shotgun sequence, one region contains:
- the LOC126718050 gene encoding uncharacterized protein At4g14100-like, whose amino-acid sequence MASAIATKPITFCILILLIFSISLCNSTEEEDPTPASWPHQFHSILFMNHSGSLQIIDLWYDWVNGRNFNIIQDQLSSKVLHDLEWNNGTSFFYTLDSNKECRTSQLEVGILRPNWLDGANYLGQRHVDGFLCNVWEKVDFIWYYEDVVTKRPVHWVFYTGREAHVMTFEVGAVLEDAKWQAPVYCFEKMNDDGIGTEPKLKAQFAITRGFRDSSLDGVLRASLDL is encoded by the exons ATGGCCTCTGCAATTGCAACCAAACCCATCACCTTCTGTATCCTCATCCTActcattttttccatttctctCTGCAATTCCACTGAGGAAGAAGACCCAACACCAGCCTCATGGCCCCACCAATTCCACTCCATACTTTTCATGAACCACAGTGGGTCCCTGCAGATAATCGATCTATGGTACGACTGGGTCAATGGTCGAAATTTCAACATCATACAGGACCAGCTGAGTAGTAAGGTTCTCCATGACCTTGAATGGAACAATGGGACTTCCTTCTTTTACACATTGGACTCCAACAAAGAGTGCAGAACTTCACAGCTTGAGGTGGGTATTCTTCGCCCAAATTGGCTCGATGGTGCTAACTACCTGGGTCAGCGCCACGTGGATGGGTTCCTCTGCAATGTTTGGGAGAAGGTGGACTTCATTTGGTACTACGAGGATGTTGTCACCAAGAGGCCTGTTCATTGGGTTTTCTACACAG GGAGGGAGGCACATGTTATGACATTTGAAGTGGGAGCAGTGCTTGAGGATGCCAAGTGGCAAGCCCCTGTATACTGTTTTGAGAAGATGAATGATGATGGAATTGGAACCGaaccaaaactaaaagcacAATTTGCCATTACTCGCGGTTTTCGGGATAGTTCATTGGACGGAGTACTTAGAGCCTCGCTTGATCTCTGA